The DNA segment TGGCGTGCCTCCAGCGGGCACCGGGCGATAGCACCGACGATCAGGCGGCGGGCCCGGGCGATCGCGGGCACACCCATGGCCATGGCGCGGGATACGGGCCGGGGCGCATCCGGCGGCGTGATGGTGAGCAGGTGGTTCGGGCTAGCCCACGGGGACTCGTAGGGCACCGCGTCGTAGGGCTGGGCGGCCAGGTATGGCAGCGCCAGCCATTGACGTAGTGAGTCGGTGATTCCCATGGCTCTAATGGTGCCGAGGGGGGCGGACGTTCCGACGAATTACGCGGTGAAGTCGCAGGTGAAGCGGCCTAATCGGTGGCGGCTAGGCGGCGGGCGTGGCGGGCGGCGCTGCTGGCCGCGTGTAGGTCTCCGTGGTAGCGGCGGAGGTGGAGCGCTAGCCAGCGCCACGCGGCGTAGTCGCTGGTCTCGAGAGTGCGCTGTTCGCACCGTGGACAGGAAATCACGGTGCCGGTGGTCTCGGAGGTATCGGCGCGGCGGCGGGTCATCTTCTTGGTGGTCATTAGCAGGTCCATATCTCTGGTGTGGGGGCGGGCGCGGGGCGCTGGGCGATAGCGGTGAACGCGAGTAGGCAGGCCTCAATGTGAGCTATCGACCCGCTGGAGTGCTTGCGGTCCAACATCTGGCCAAGGTCACCTACGAACTTCAGGGTTAGGCCGTCGAACGATCGGGCGAGGTCTCGGTCGTAGCGCAGTCGGAGCTCGGCGCGGTTGATGGAGTCCAGGAACAAACCGGTGCCCCCGGCCAGCTCGGCGCTTGCTGGGGTGCTGATGATCTCGGTTAGCGCGGGGTCGGTGGCGATGGTGCTGGCCGGGGAGCGGGCGTCGACCAACGTGGCGCGCGGGTGGTGGCGCTGGAGCTCGGTCAACCGGTCGGCCACCCACCCGGTGCCGGGGCGGGCGTCGACGATTTCGCAGACCGGCGTGCCGTCGGCGGCTTCACCGGCGGCGGCGATGACGGATATCGAGCGGTCGAACGCGGTGGCCACCCCGAAAGCGACCTCGGCGGCGGGGGCCATGGTGGCGGTCTCGGTGAGTACGCGGGCGAGCACGTCCGAGCTGAACACCGCTACACGGGTCTGTGTGCGCACGTTGGCGTAGGCGCGGGCGAACTCGGCGGGCTTCATCCGACCGGCGGCGGTGCGCACCGTCTCCGGTTCGATCGTGTGGCCCACCGCCGGGTGGGCGCGGATGACTGCCTCAATGTCGCTAGGGTCATGGCCCTCGGGTAAGCCCCAGTCGATGATCGCGGTATGCGGGTCCTCGGCGGCGCGGGCGGCGTCCACGATGGCGTGCCACCACGTGGACCGGGCGTCACCCATCGTGGAGAGGTAGATCGTCTGCGCATTCGGGCGCGTGTTCTGCGTGGGCTGGATGGCCTGGATGAGCCCGTCGCCCTGGACTTCCGAGAATGCCCACGGCTCGTCGATGAGGTTGAGGTCGGACTGCTCGGAGTGCAGTGACGTGTCCGTCGGCGGGTGCGGGCGGAACTGCGAATGAATCGCGGGGAAGATCAGGCGGGTATCGCCCGCGCCGCGCTTCACAGCCACGGTGGGGGATAGCAGCCGCTCGGCGTCGACGGCCATGTCTTCGAGGAACCGTTCCCGGGCGATCTGGCCGGTCTGGGCTGTGTACCAGACCTTGCCGTTCGGTGTGATCAGAGTTCGGTGAAGCCCGGCGGCCAGCACGAGCGCGGTCTTTCCAGACTGGCGCGGCACGGTGATGACCACCGTCTTGTAGTGGAACCGGCCCCGGTCATCGACTTCCAGCGCCACGTCGAGGGCCTGGCGCTGCCACGGCATGCACGCCCGGCCCATCATCGCCGAGAGTTTCGCGGCCTTAGCTCCGAGGGTGCGGCGGCGGTAGTCGCGGGGCGTGTGGAACCGGGGGACTGCCTCACTCATCATCGCCGCCGAAGCACCGAAGCTCGGCGCGGTCCTCGGCGGGCGCGGGGTCGGCGGCATCCGCAGCGGCCAGATCGTCGATCAGGGCGGCGATCTTGTCCTCGGTCTGGGTCTGGCGACTGTCAGGGGTCATCCGCGCCTCTCGAAGCCCCTCCACCATCGCGGGGATCACCTTCGACGGCCCGTAGGGCTGGTTCTGTGCTTCGTGGCTGTCGAGCTCCCACGCCCCGGCCAGCAGCACGGTCGCTAGCCCGTCGTCGATCCGGTCGATCAGGCCGGCGTCACGGGCGGCGGACAGCGCCCCGGCCATGGCACGGGAGTGGCGGCCCCCATCGAGGCGCTGCGAATCCTTCGTGGTGGGCGGGTCGAATAGATGGGCCTGGCCATGGCCGGGCGTTCGCGGGTCCTGTCTGGGCAAAACCGGCTCCTTCCTGGGCTTTCCCGGGGATGTACCTCCCCCGGGGGCTGAATTTTGCTTGAAAAAAGGGCAGGGGCGCGCGGGACTTCCTGGCCCCGTCTGACCTAAAAAAACCGCAGGTCAGACGGGGTTTTCGCTTTTCGCGCGTTTTCGCAGGTCAGAGACCTACCAACGTCGCGATGGTGGAGCTCGCGAAGGCAGTGGATGCGCCGCGCGCCACTGCTCTAGCGGCATATCGCGGCGCGCGCTGTTGCAGCGGCGGTGCGCTGGTCGCAGGTTCGCCAGATCGTCGGTGCCACCGTGCGCACGCGGTATCACGTGGTCCGGTGAGTCAGCTCCGGGCATGCCGCATAGGTGGCAGGTGGTGCCGTAGTGAGCCAGCACGGCCGCGCGTAGCGCTGCCACCCGGCGGCCACCCCACCCCCCGGTAGTCATGGCCCCACCCCCGCTATCGCCCGTAGGCGGGTGAACGCCATACGGCGGCGCACCTTGTTACCGGCCCGCTCTGGTACTGGCACCCCGGCCCGTATCACGCCCTCGGCGCGGGTGGCCAGCGCGTCGGCGGCGCACTCGCGTTGCACCGGGCATTCCCGGCATAGCTCGGCGGCGTAGCGGTGGATCGCGCCAAGATTGCGCCCGCGCGTAGGGGAAGCGTCGATCAGGGCGGCATCCACGCCATGGCACGCGGCGCGGTCCATCCACTCGGTGCCGGGGCGGATCATCATGCGATTCCCCCCCGGCGTAGGGCGCGGGCATGCTGCGCCCGCGCGATTGCTTCCCACCTCGACCAGTCACCACGGGCCGGGCGGTAAAGCCGCTCGGTCGGTAGCTTCGTCTCAATCACGCGGGACCGGGCGGCGCGGCGGGCGCGGCTCATGCGCGGCTCCACGCCAGCGGGCGGGTATTGCCGTACCGGTCCCGTCCTAGCTTGCCCAGAATCTCCAGGGCGTCGTCGTCGTCCATCATCTCGGTGTCGATGTACTGGTCTGTCTCTTCCTGGATTTCCTCGGCGGCGTCCATCGCGGCGTACGTACCCACGGCGCTCGGGTCCTCCAGGCAGGCGCGGGCGAATTCCTCCAGGTGAACGTCATCGACGTGATTGGCTGGCCAGCGGGCATTGTCCATGCACGCGGACCAGAACGCTTGTAGCGGGGTCATCTCCTGGCCGCCGTCG comes from the Corynebacterium heidelbergense genome and includes:
- a CDS encoding terminase: MMSEAVPRFHTPRDYRRRTLGAKAAKLSAMMGRACMPWQRQALDVALEVDDRGRFHYKTVVITVPRQSGKTALVLAAGLHRTLITPNGKVWYTAQTGQIARERFLEDMAVDAERLLSPTVAVKRGAGDTRLIFPAIHSQFRPHPPTDTSLHSEQSDLNLIDEPWAFSEVQGDGLIQAIQPTQNTRPNAQTIYLSTMGDARSTWWHAIVDAARAAEDPHTAIIDWGLPEGHDPSDIEAVIRAHPAVGHTIEPETVRTAAGRMKPAEFARAYANVRTQTRVAVFSSDVLARVLTETATMAPAAEVAFGVATAFDRSISVIAAAGEAADGTPVCEIVDARPGTGWVADRLTELQRHHPRATLVDARSPASTIATDPALTEIISTPASAELAGGTGLFLDSINRAELRLRYDRDLARSFDGLTLKFVGDLGQMLDRKHSSGSIAHIEACLLAFTAIAQRPAPAPTPEIWTC
- a CDS encoding WhiB family transcriptional regulator — its product is MMIRPGTEWMDRAACHGVDAALIDASPTRGRNLGAIHRYAAELCRECPVQRECAADALATRAEGVIRAGVPVPERAGNKVRRRMAFTRLRAIAGVGP
- a CDS encoding HNH endonuclease; translated protein: MTTGGWGGRRVAALRAAVLAHYGTTCHLCGMPGADSPDHVIPRAHGGTDDLANLRPAHRRCNSARRDMPLEQWRAAHPLPSRAPPSRRW